In the genome of Xenopus laevis strain J_2021 chromosome 1S, Xenopus_laevis_v10.1, whole genome shotgun sequence, one region contains:
- the cetn3.S gene encoding uncharacterized protein LOC431984, with protein MSLAVRTDLAVDKTKRKKRRELTEEQKQEIKDAFELFDTDKDKAIDYHELKVAMRALGFDVKKADVLKILKDYDGETTGKITFDDFNEVVTDLILDRDPQEEILKAFKLFDDDDSGKINLRNLRRVARELGENMTDEELRAMIEEFDKDGDGEINQEEFLSIMTGDL; from the exons ATGAGCCTGGCTGTAAG GACTGATCTAGCAGTTGACAAAacaaaaaggaagaaaagaagagaatTAACAGAAGAACAGAAACAAGAAATAAAAGATGCATTTGAATTATTCGATACCGACAAAGATAAAGCTATAGATTATCACGAATTAAAG GTAGCCATGAGAGCTCTCGGATTTGATGTGAAGAAAGCGGATGTTCTAAAAATCCTTAAAGACTATGATGGGGAAACAACAGGCAAAATTACATTTGATGATTTTAACGAAGTTG TCACAGACTTAATTCTTGACCGGGATCCCCAAGAGGAAATTCTgaaagcttttaaattatttgatgatGACGACTCGGGTAAAATAAATTTAAGAAATCTTCGTCGGGTCGCAAGAGAACTTGGTGAAAATATGACAGATGAAGAATTGCGTGCCATGATTGAGGAGTTTGATAAGGACGGAGATGGAGAAA TAAATCAAGAGGAATTCCTTTCCATAATGACCGGAGATCtttag
- the cetn3.S gene encoding uncharacterized protein LOC431984 isoform X1 translates to MTALDWTDLAVDKTKRKKRRELTEEQKQEIKDAFELFDTDKDKAIDYHELKVAMRALGFDVKKADVLKILKDYDGETTGKITFDDFNEVVTDLILDRDPQEEILKAFKLFDDDDSGKINLRNLRRVARELGENMTDEELRAMIEEFDKDGDGEINQEEFLSIMTGDL, encoded by the exons GACTGATCTAGCAGTTGACAAAacaaaaaggaagaaaagaagagaatTAACAGAAGAACAGAAACAAGAAATAAAAGATGCATTTGAATTATTCGATACCGACAAAGATAAAGCTATAGATTATCACGAATTAAAG GTAGCCATGAGAGCTCTCGGATTTGATGTGAAGAAAGCGGATGTTCTAAAAATCCTTAAAGACTATGATGGGGAAACAACAGGCAAAATTACATTTGATGATTTTAACGAAGTTG TCACAGACTTAATTCTTGACCGGGATCCCCAAGAGGAAATTCTgaaagcttttaaattatttgatgatGACGACTCGGGTAAAATAAATTTAAGAAATCTTCGTCGGGTCGCAAGAGAACTTGGTGAAAATATGACAGATGAAGAATTGCGTGCCATGATTGAGGAGTTTGATAAGGACGGAGATGGAGAAA TAAATCAAGAGGAATTCCTTTCCATAATGACCGGAGATCtttag